Below is a genomic region from Desulfobacter sp..
AGGATTTTTATGCTTGAAATGATGGTGTGAACATGATCATGTTCTAATTTTTTTGTGTTATTCGCACAAAAATCGGAGAATGAATTAATGTCCACAAGCTTCATATACCATGCCTTTGGCCTTCGTGACTACTTTTATAAAACAACGCGTTTCATCGGTGGAATAATCACTTTTGAACTCATACCAAAACCGGAGGCGGTAAAATGCCCGGAATGTAATTCCAGGTCCGTCACCAGGAAAGGGATTGTGACAAGAGATCTCAGAACAATACCGGTAGGTTCAAAACCCGTGATTCTCAGGACGGCTATCCAGAGAATTTGGTGTTCGTTCTGTCAATTTGTCCGGCAAATCAAACTATCCTTTGCCCAGGAGGGGAAAAGCTATACCCGGGCTTTTGAACGGTATGTCTTGGAGTTGTCTCAGTTCATGACAATCAAAGATATTGCCATCCATTTAAGGATCAGCTGGGATACGATAAAGCAGATCCAGAAAGAAGACCTGCTGAGGCGTTATCGAAAAATCCCCCTTGAGAAAGTCCGGCAGATTGCCATAGATGAAATTTCCATAGGGAAAGGGCATAAATACTTGACCATCGTGATGGATCTGGAATCCGGTAGAATTCTGCACGTGGGAGAAGGAAAAGGTGGTGAAGCTTTGAAATCTTTTTGGACAAAAGTGAAAATATCGAAAGCAAAAATCAAAGCCGTCAGCATCGATATGTCCCCGGCATACTTGAGTGCTGTTATTGAAAATCTTTCTGGTTCAGCAATTGTCTTTGACAGATTTCATGTTGTTAAATTGTTCAATGAGAAACTGTCGGATTTCAGGCGAAAGCTCTACAACCTTCTTGCCAATACCGGGCAACAAAAACTTCTGAAGGGAGTCCGGTGGCTTTTGTTAAAAAATCCCGAAAACCTCAGTGATGACAAGAAGGAGGCCCAACGGTTAGAAGAAGCATTGAAAATAAATCAGCCGCTATTGGTAGTCTACTACATGAAAGAGGAACTCAGGCAAATATGGAATCAAAAGAAAAAAGAAACAGCTGAAAAGATAGTCAGCAATTG
It encodes:
- a CDS encoding ISL3 family transposase produces the protein MSTSFIYHAFGLRDYFYKTTRFIGGIITFELIPKPEAVKCPECNSRSVTRKGIVTRDLRTIPVGSKPVILRTAIQRIWCSFCQFVRQIKLSFAQEGKSYTRAFERYVLELSQFMTIKDIAIHLRISWDTIKQIQKEDLLRRYRKIPLEKVRQIAIDEISIGKGHKYLTIVMDLESGRILHVGEGKGGEALKSFWTKVKISKAKIKAVSIDMSPAYLSAVIENLSGSAIVFDRFHVVKLFNEKLSDFRRKLYNLLANTGQQKLLKGVRWLLLKNPENLSDDKKEAQRLEEALKINQPLLVVYYMKEELRQIWNQKKKETAEKIVSNWINLANISKIPMLMKFAKTLAVHRQRILSYYDYRISTGPLEGTNNKIKTMKRKAYGYRDSEFFRLKLLDLHNKRYALIG